The following are encoded in a window of Neomicrococcus lactis genomic DNA:
- a CDS encoding FUSC family protein, producing the protein MDTAVVRAKKFTWRRTRAGFLRVRNSMPKIIQATICAVGAYWFAEFLLGHEGPLFAATSALIALGFGSDTHIRRTLEVAIGCTLGIAVGDVLLTILGQGLWQAGVVLFISLMLARFLDRGTIFSTQLGLQALLVVLLPPNADGIFGRSIDAIVGGVFAMAIVALSPRDPRHEPVKELQTLLRELSGTLQDAANALAKLDSTGSWHALTRARATQATMNKIPAALRAANELATINPVYRNRRSEIKRLRRIADGTDLAMRNMRVFTRRLASVISHEAVSVEAAELLAAFLEQVAEEVNLMNRSISERSQPTRMRAEHKAREGLMLKAAELAPANFAVTGVEGEGLVLLLRPFLVDLMRASGVDHDAAATYLPKL; encoded by the coding sequence GTGGATACCGCGGTCGTCAGGGCCAAAAAGTTCACGTGGCGGCGTACACGTGCTGGCTTCCTGCGCGTCCGCAATTCCATGCCCAAGATCATCCAGGCCACCATCTGCGCGGTCGGCGCTTACTGGTTCGCGGAGTTCTTGTTGGGCCACGAAGGTCCGCTCTTTGCTGCCACCAGCGCGCTCATTGCTTTGGGCTTCGGCTCTGACACCCACATTCGGCGCACGCTCGAAGTTGCCATCGGTTGCACACTTGGCATCGCAGTAGGCGACGTCCTTCTCACCATTCTTGGCCAAGGTCTCTGGCAAGCCGGCGTCGTCCTCTTCATTTCCTTGATGCTTGCGCGATTCCTTGATCGCGGAACGATCTTTTCTACGCAGCTGGGACTCCAAGCGCTTCTCGTGGTACTCCTGCCCCCGAACGCTGACGGCATTTTCGGCCGCAGTATCGACGCCATCGTTGGTGGAGTGTTCGCTATGGCTATCGTGGCACTCAGCCCCCGCGACCCCCGCCATGAGCCAGTGAAAGAGCTACAGACGCTCCTCCGGGAGCTCAGCGGAACACTCCAAGATGCCGCAAACGCCCTAGCCAAGCTAGATTCCACCGGTTCTTGGCACGCCCTGACCCGCGCACGAGCCACGCAGGCCACCATGAACAAGATCCCTGCGGCGCTTCGAGCAGCAAACGAGCTCGCCACGATCAACCCGGTCTACCGCAATCGTCGTAGCGAAATTAAGCGCTTGCGCCGTATCGCCGACGGAACTGATCTCGCGATGCGCAACATGCGCGTCTTTACGCGTCGCCTCGCGTCGGTCATTTCCCACGAAGCCGTTTCCGTTGAGGCCGCCGAGCTCCTGGCTGCTTTCCTCGAGCAAGTCGCCGAAGAAGTCAACCTCATGAACCGTTCCATTTCGGAGCGGTCCCAGCCCACCCGCATGCGCGCCGAACATAAGGCGCGCGAAGGCCTCATGCTGAAGGCTGCAGAACTCGCTCCCGCCAATTTCGCAGTGACCGGCGTCGAGGGCGAGGGCTTGGTGCTGTTGTTGCGTCCGTTCCTCGTCGATCTGATGCGGGCTTCCGGCGTAGACCACGACGCCGCAGCTACCTACCTCCCGAAGCTTTAG
- the radA gene encoding DNA repair protein RadA, whose translation MAVSTARSSKSKSTPAYRCTECGWTTVKWVGRCGECQAWGSVTEANQVVAKTTAATSVAQPAPPITEVDATDASHRSSGVGEFDRVLGGGLVPGAVILLAGEPGVGKSTLLLDVAAKTAATGLKVLYITGEESAAQVKRRAERINALHPQLHVTAETDLALALGQIDAVEPQLLIVDSVQTLSSSEVDGGAGGITQVKEVAASIINVAKKRAIATLLVGHVTKDGNIAGPRLLEHLVDVVCQFEGDRHSRLRLLRAVKNRYGSTDEVGCFDLNEDGIVGLADPSSLFVTRTNQPVSGTCITVTIEGRRPLVAEVQALLAKSPNSQPRRTTSGLDASRAAMLLAVLQARARVDLSSVDCYLATVGGVRLTEPATDLTAALAITGSALNYALPRDLVAFGEVGLAGEVRPVPDIQRRISEAHRLGFRQAIVPKTDLARHKIPEGFAIKEAASVVEALAAAFPNYSRSNTDRLD comes from the coding sequence ATGGCCGTTAGTACTGCACGATCTTCAAAGTCCAAGAGCACTCCCGCATACCGCTGCACCGAGTGTGGGTGGACCACCGTTAAATGGGTGGGCCGTTGCGGCGAGTGCCAAGCGTGGGGCTCGGTCACTGAGGCCAATCAGGTAGTTGCCAAGACGACGGCGGCCACCTCCGTCGCTCAGCCTGCTCCCCCGATTACCGAGGTGGACGCCACTGATGCCTCACACCGTAGCTCGGGCGTGGGCGAGTTTGACCGTGTACTCGGCGGCGGACTGGTCCCAGGAGCCGTCATTCTGTTGGCTGGCGAGCCCGGCGTCGGCAAGTCGACGCTCCTCTTGGACGTCGCGGCAAAGACAGCCGCCACCGGCCTCAAGGTCCTCTACATCACGGGCGAAGAGTCCGCCGCTCAGGTCAAGCGCCGAGCCGAGCGCATCAATGCGCTTCACCCCCAGCTCCATGTCACCGCCGAGACAGATCTCGCGCTAGCTCTTGGCCAAATCGACGCCGTGGAACCACAGCTTCTCATCGTGGACTCGGTCCAGACCCTCTCCTCATCAGAGGTGGACGGCGGCGCCGGCGGCATCACGCAGGTCAAGGAAGTGGCAGCGTCCATTATTAACGTCGCCAAGAAGCGCGCCATCGCCACCTTGCTCGTAGGTCACGTGACTAAAGACGGAAACATTGCCGGCCCACGCTTGCTCGAACACCTCGTGGACGTGGTCTGCCAGTTTGAAGGCGATCGCCACTCGCGTTTGAGGCTCTTGCGCGCAGTCAAGAACCGTTATGGCTCTACCGACGAGGTGGGTTGTTTCGACCTCAACGAGGACGGCATCGTGGGACTCGCAGATCCCTCCAGCCTCTTCGTCACGCGGACCAACCAGCCAGTCTCAGGTACGTGCATCACGGTGACTATCGAAGGACGACGCCCCCTCGTTGCCGAGGTCCAAGCACTACTGGCCAAGTCCCCTAACTCGCAACCACGCCGCACCACCAGTGGCCTCGACGCCTCGCGAGCAGCCATGCTGCTGGCGGTTCTGCAGGCACGCGCACGGGTAGATCTGTCCTCTGTGGATTGCTACTTGGCGACCGTCGGCGGCGTACGCCTCACCGAGCCCGCTACCGATCTCACGGCGGCTCTGGCCATCACGGGGTCCGCTTTGAACTACGCACTTCCCCGCGACCTCGTCGCTTTCGGCGAAGTAGGTCTCGCCGGCGAAGTACGACCAGTTCCCGATATTCAGCGACGCATCAGCGAAGCGCACCGGCTGGGCTTCCGCCAAGCGATCGTGCCGAAGACGGATTTGGCCCGCCACAAGATCCCGGAGGGCTTTGCCATCAAGGAAGCGGCGTCCGTGGTGGAGGCACTGGCCGCCGCATTCCCGAACTACTCGAGGTCAAACACCGATCGGTTGGACTGA
- a CDS encoding A/G-specific adenine glycosylase, which produces MQKRKETVDTSILTQAHERINGWFAASARDLPWRRPDATPWGIMVSEFMLQQTPVVRVLPVWHEWMRRWPTPALLAAEPSGEAVRAWGRLGYPRRALRLHAAAQKIVEEYDGAVPGSPEALLSLPGIGGYTAAAISSFAFRIPEVVVDTNIRRVHARLFTGNALPEPSLTAAENALAAEVMPAEVTEANTWNAAVMELGAVVCTARSPKCADCPVLDLCAWVAAGKPEPHYVPKGQSWHGTDRQVRGAIMGVLRVVSAPVPRMDLVMSADATPPAPPAPQDSGSGTSTVSDLSAQQVNDAWTLLSSLTADKEQREKCLNGLLADGLAVETAAGVSLQS; this is translated from the coding sequence ATGCAGAAACGTAAGGAAACCGTGGACACCTCAATCCTCACTCAAGCGCACGAACGCATCAATGGTTGGTTCGCCGCCTCGGCCCGCGACCTCCCATGGCGCCGGCCCGATGCCACCCCCTGGGGCATTATGGTCAGCGAATTCATGCTCCAACAAACGCCCGTGGTTCGCGTGCTGCCCGTGTGGCACGAGTGGATGCGCCGCTGGCCCACCCCCGCCCTACTCGCCGCCGAACCGTCCGGCGAGGCCGTCCGCGCGTGGGGCCGGCTGGGTTACCCACGGCGAGCGCTGCGTTTGCACGCTGCGGCCCAGAAAATAGTCGAAGAGTACGACGGCGCCGTCCCCGGCTCCCCCGAAGCCCTCCTGTCCCTGCCGGGCATTGGGGGTTATACGGCTGCCGCGATTTCCTCTTTTGCCTTCCGGATTCCGGAAGTGGTGGTGGATACGAACATTCGCCGCGTCCACGCGCGGCTGTTTACCGGAAATGCTTTGCCGGAACCGTCGTTGACTGCCGCCGAGAATGCTTTGGCCGCCGAGGTCATGCCTGCTGAGGTGACTGAGGCGAACACGTGGAACGCCGCGGTCATGGAGCTTGGGGCAGTAGTGTGCACGGCGCGATCACCCAAGTGCGCCGACTGCCCAGTGCTAGACCTCTGCGCATGGGTGGCCGCCGGTAAGCCCGAACCGCACTACGTCCCGAAGGGCCAATCGTGGCATGGGACGGATCGTCAGGTGCGCGGAGCCATCATGGGCGTACTTCGAGTGGTCTCTGCGCCAGTGCCGCGCATGGATTTAGTGATGTCAGCGGATGCCACTCCCCCAGCCCCGCCGGCTCCACAAGATTCCGGCTCCGGCACTTCGACCGTTTCAGATCTTTCCGCCCAGCAAGTCAACGATGCTTGGACACTGCTGTCTTCGCTCACCGCCGATAAAGAGCAACGCGAAAAGTGCCTCAATGGGCTTCTCGCTGATGGGCTCGCAGTGGAGACGGCGGCTGGCGTGAGTCTGCAGAGTTAG
- a CDS encoding amino-acid N-acetyltransferase: MSTDFEIRRATTADVSGIRQLVKPYAESRILLEKEAVAYFESLQEFRVAVGKDGNLLGCGAVHVMWEDIAEVRTLAVTQEVRSKGVGHALLERLIDDARALGVKRVFCLTFEVDFFERHGFKVMEDQSAVDPVVLQELLRSHDEGVAEFLDLARVKQNTLGNTRMILNF; this comes from the coding sequence ATGTCTACAGACTTCGAGATTCGCCGAGCCACCACTGCTGATGTCTCAGGAATCCGTCAGCTCGTGAAGCCGTATGCTGAATCGCGCATCTTGTTGGAGAAGGAAGCTGTCGCTTACTTCGAGTCCTTGCAAGAGTTCCGCGTGGCCGTAGGCAAGGACGGCAACCTGCTGGGTTGTGGAGCTGTCCACGTGATGTGGGAAGACATCGCCGAAGTACGCACTCTCGCGGTCACTCAAGAGGTGCGCAGCAAGGGTGTGGGCCATGCCCTCCTTGAACGGCTCATCGACGACGCCCGCGCTCTGGGTGTGAAGCGCGTGTTCTGCCTGACTTTTGAAGTGGATTTCTTTGAGCGGCACGGATTCAAGGTCATGGAAGACCAGTCCGCCGTGGACCCTGTGGTGCTCCAAGAGCTCTTGCGATCCCACGATGAAGGCGTCGCAGAATTCCTCGACTTGGCCCGTGTGAAGCAGAATACGCTGGGTAATACCAGGATGATCCTGAACTTCTAA
- a CDS encoding ATP-dependent Clp protease ATP-binding subunit — MFERFTDRARRVVVLAQEEARMLNHNYIGTEHILLGLIHEGEGVAAKALEAMSISLGAVREQVQETIGQGQQAPSGHIPFTPRAKKVLELSLREALQLGHNYIGTEHILLGLIREGEGVAAQVLVNLGADLGRVRQQVIQLLSGYQGGKETAGAAVASGGQQEGTPAGSAVLDQFGRNLTAAAREGKLDPVIGREFEMERVMQVLSRRTKNNPVLIGEPGVGKTAVVEGLAQAIIRGDVPETLKDKQLYTLDLGSLVAGSRYRGDFEERLKKVLKEIRTRGDIILFIDEIHTLVGAGAAEGAIDAASILKPMLARGELQTIGATTLDEYRKHIEKDAALERRFQPIQVKEPSVEHTTEILRGLRDRYEAHHRVSITDGALVAAAQLAHRYISDRFLPDKAIDLIDEAGARLRIRRMTAPPVLKEMDEEIANVRREKESAIDAQDFEGAANLRDKEKKLQDARAEKERAWKGGDMDEVAEVNEELIAEVLANSTGIPVVQLTEEESSRLIHMEDELHKRVIGQDEAIKSISRAIRRQRAGLKDPNRPGGSFIFAGPTGVGKTELAKALAEFLFGDEDALITLDMSEYSEKHTVSRLFGAPPGYVGYEEGGQLTEKVRRRPFSVVLFDEVEKAHADLFNSLLQILEDGRLTDSQGRVVDFKNTVIIMTTNLGTRDISKGVMTGFQSATDTKTGYDRMQAKVQEELRQHFRPEFLNRVDDVVVFPQLTQDEIVQIVDLFVSRLQSRLDDRNMKIELTPAAKVLLATRGYDPAMGARPLRRTIQREIEDQLSEKILFNEIHTGQTVFIDVDGEGDNAKFTFRGEDGPGAIEGKPEPVAIES, encoded by the coding sequence ATGTTTGAACGATTTACAGATCGGGCCCGTAGGGTTGTCGTGCTTGCCCAAGAAGAGGCACGTATGCTCAACCACAACTACATCGGTACCGAGCACATTCTTCTTGGCCTCATTCACGAAGGTGAAGGAGTTGCCGCCAAGGCCCTTGAGGCCATGAGCATCTCCTTGGGCGCCGTTCGGGAGCAGGTACAGGAAACCATAGGTCAGGGGCAGCAGGCTCCATCCGGCCACATCCCATTCACGCCACGTGCAAAGAAGGTCCTTGAACTTTCCTTGCGCGAAGCGCTGCAGTTGGGACACAACTACATTGGCACCGAGCACATCCTTCTTGGCCTCATTCGTGAGGGCGAAGGCGTGGCCGCTCAGGTTCTCGTGAACTTGGGTGCCGATCTGGGCCGTGTTCGCCAGCAAGTCATTCAGCTGTTGTCCGGCTACCAGGGTGGCAAGGAGACTGCAGGTGCAGCCGTTGCTAGCGGCGGCCAGCAGGAAGGTACGCCAGCTGGATCCGCAGTGTTGGATCAGTTTGGCCGCAACCTCACCGCAGCAGCCCGCGAAGGCAAGCTTGACCCGGTCATTGGACGCGAGTTCGAGATGGAACGCGTCATGCAGGTTCTCTCGCGCCGTACCAAGAACAACCCGGTTCTCATTGGTGAACCTGGCGTTGGTAAGACCGCCGTCGTAGAGGGCCTCGCACAGGCCATTATTCGCGGCGATGTTCCTGAAACGTTGAAGGACAAGCAGCTCTACACCTTGGATCTCGGATCCTTGGTTGCAGGCTCCCGCTACCGCGGTGACTTCGAAGAGCGCCTCAAGAAGGTCCTCAAGGAAATCCGCACGCGCGGCGACATCATCCTCTTCATCGACGAGATCCACACGCTCGTGGGTGCCGGCGCAGCCGAGGGTGCAATCGACGCTGCCAGCATCTTGAAGCCAATGCTTGCTCGTGGCGAGCTCCAGACCATTGGCGCCACCACTCTTGACGAGTACCGCAAGCACATCGAAAAGGACGCCGCTCTTGAGCGTCGTTTCCAGCCGATCCAGGTCAAGGAACCTTCCGTGGAACACACCACGGAGATCCTCCGCGGCCTGCGCGACCGCTACGAAGCTCACCACCGCGTGTCCATCACCGATGGCGCTCTAGTAGCAGCTGCCCAGTTGGCACACCGTTACATCTCTGACCGCTTCTTGCCGGACAAGGCTATTGACCTCATCGACGAAGCAGGCGCTCGCTTGCGCATCCGTCGTATGACGGCTCCTCCTGTCCTGAAGGAAATGGACGAGGAAATCGCGAATGTTCGTCGCGAAAAGGAATCGGCCATCGATGCTCAGGACTTCGAGGGTGCAGCTAACCTCCGTGACAAGGAGAAGAAGCTTCAGGACGCTCGTGCCGAGAAGGAGCGCGCTTGGAAGGGTGGCGACATGGACGAGGTCGCCGAGGTCAACGAAGAGTTGATCGCGGAAGTTCTCGCCAACTCCACCGGCATCCCAGTGGTCCAGCTGACCGAGGAAGAGTCCTCGCGACTCATCCACATGGAAGACGAGCTTCACAAGCGCGTCATCGGTCAGGACGAAGCCATCAAGTCCATTTCGCGGGCGATCCGTCGTCAGCGTGCTGGCCTCAAGGATCCAAACCGTCCGGGCGGCTCGTTCATCTTCGCTGGTCCTACCGGCGTTGGTAAGACGGAGCTTGCGAAGGCTTTGGCTGAGTTCCTCTTCGGCGACGAAGACGCACTCATCACTTTGGACATGTCGGAGTACTCCGAGAAGCACACGGTATCTCGACTCTTCGGTGCCCCTCCGGGATACGTTGGCTACGAAGAAGGTGGCCAGCTGACCGAGAAGGTTCGTCGTCGTCCGTTCTCCGTGGTCCTCTTCGACGAAGTCGAGAAGGCACACGCAGATCTCTTCAACTCCCTCTTGCAGATCCTGGAAGATGGCCGCTTGACGGACAGCCAGGGCCGCGTGGTGGACTTCAAGAACACGGTCATCATCATGACCACGAACTTGGGTACCCGCGACATCTCGAAGGGTGTCATGACGGGCTTCCAGTCCGCCACTGACACGAAGACCGGCTACGACCGAATGCAGGCCAAGGTTCAGGAAGAGCTTCGTCAGCACTTCCGTCCCGAGTTCCTCAACCGCGTCGACGACGTGGTGGTCTTCCCGCAGCTTACGCAGGACGAGATCGTTCAGATCGTGGACCTGTTCGTCAGCCGCTTGCAGTCGCGTCTTGATGACCGCAACATGAAGATCGAGCTCACGCCGGCCGCCAAGGTGCTTTTGGCCACGCGAGGCTACGACCCAGCAATGGGTGCTCGTCCGCTGCGCCGCACCATCCAGCGTGAGATCGAGGATCAGCTCTCCGAGAAGATCCTCTTCAACGAGATCCACACCGGCCAGACGGTCTTCATCGACGTCGACGGCGAGGGTGACAACGCAAAGTTCACCTTCCGCGGCGAAGACGGACCAGGCGCCATCGAAGGCAAGCCTGAACCGGTAGCCATCGAGAGCTAA
- a CDS encoding histone-like nucleoid-structuring protein Lsr2, protein MARKVEIRLVDDLDGTQNAETVHFGLNGIHYEIDLNATNRAELKKVLEKYIKVARRTRAHSAEDASEIRAWARGKGYEVNKRGRLQQELIDAYRKENS, encoded by the coding sequence ATGGCACGCAAGGTTGAAATTCGCCTCGTCGATGACCTCGACGGTACGCAGAATGCCGAGACGGTTCATTTTGGGCTGAACGGCATTCACTACGAAATTGACCTCAACGCAACGAACCGCGCGGAGCTCAAGAAGGTCCTAGAGAAGTACATCAAGGTGGCTCGTCGTACGCGTGCGCACTCTGCGGAGGACGCATCGGAAATCCGTGCGTGGGCTCGCGGCAAGGGCTACGAAGTGAACAAGCGTGGTCGCTTGCAGCAAGAGCTGATTGACGCTTACCGCAAGGAAAACTCGTAG
- the lysS gene encoding lysine--tRNA ligase: MNDQRAVRSAKREELLNSGREAYPVCVPRTHSLTEVRTKYAHLEAGEETQEVVSVAGRIVFMRNTGKLCFATLQEGGTRGEGVRLQVMLSLAEVGEESLAEWKHLVDLGDHVSITGRVISSRRGELSIMAQSWMMASKALRPLPVLHADLNEETRVRQRYADLIVRDEAREMIYKRAAIVRAIRQTLESHEYVETETPMLQLVHGGAAARPFHTHLNAFDQPMTLRIALELYLKRAVVGGVDRVYEIGRIFRNEGVDSTHSPEFTMLECYEAYADQFVMADRLKEVILAAADAVGAGRQIETDKGVIDLDGEWRWLGVYPGLSEAVGVEITPETPLSTLLEIAEKHEVKLQPSWGAEKVVIELFGEIVEPTLLNPTFVYDYPPAAQPLARQHRSEPGLIEAWDLIIGGMERGTAFSELIDPVIQRERLTEQSRLAAGGDDEAMQLDEDFLRALEYGAPPMGGIGLGVDRLVMLFTGAGIRETILFPLLKPEA; this comes from the coding sequence ATGAATGATCAGCGAGCTGTGCGCTCGGCGAAACGCGAGGAACTGCTTAACTCGGGCCGCGAGGCCTACCCCGTTTGTGTGCCTCGCACTCATTCGTTGACCGAGGTTCGCACTAAGTACGCGCATCTCGAGGCCGGCGAAGAGACGCAGGAGGTTGTCTCCGTCGCGGGACGAATCGTGTTCATGCGCAACACCGGAAAGCTGTGCTTTGCCACCTTGCAAGAGGGCGGCACTCGCGGCGAAGGCGTGCGCCTGCAGGTCATGCTGTCTTTGGCTGAAGTGGGCGAAGAGTCCCTCGCCGAGTGGAAGCACCTCGTTGACTTGGGCGACCACGTTTCGATCACGGGTCGCGTCATTTCTTCGCGCCGTGGCGAGCTGTCCATCATGGCGCAGTCCTGGATGATGGCGTCCAAGGCGCTTCGTCCGTTGCCTGTGTTGCATGCTGACTTGAACGAAGAGACCCGCGTGCGTCAGCGCTACGCGGACCTCATTGTGCGTGATGAAGCGCGCGAGATGATCTATAAACGTGCCGCGATTGTTCGTGCGATCCGCCAGACGCTCGAGAGCCACGAGTACGTGGAGACCGAGACCCCCATGCTTCAGTTGGTGCACGGTGGCGCTGCAGCGCGTCCGTTCCACACCCACTTGAACGCATTCGACCAGCCGATGACTTTGCGTATTGCTCTCGAGCTCTACTTGAAGCGCGCTGTGGTGGGTGGCGTTGACCGCGTGTACGAAATTGGCCGCATCTTCCGCAACGAAGGTGTGGACTCCACGCACTCGCCAGAGTTCACGATGCTCGAGTGCTACGAAGCATACGCAGATCAGTTTGTGATGGCTGATCGTTTGAAGGAAGTCATCCTTGCGGCAGCTGACGCTGTGGGCGCCGGCCGTCAGATTGAGACGGACAAGGGCGTTATTGACCTCGACGGCGAATGGCGCTGGTTGGGTGTCTACCCGGGACTTTCTGAGGCCGTTGGCGTGGAAATCACTCCGGAAACGCCGCTGTCCACGCTTCTTGAAATTGCTGAAAAGCACGAAGTGAAGCTGCAGCCATCGTGGGGTGCTGAAAAGGTTGTTATCGAGCTCTTCGGTGAGATCGTGGAACCGACCCTGCTGAACCCAACCTTCGTGTACGACTACCCGCCGGCAGCTCAGCCGTTGGCACGTCAGCACCGCTCCGAGCCGGGCCTTATCGAAGCCTGGGACTTGATCATTGGCGGCATGGAACGCGGTACCGCGTTCTCCGAGCTCATTGACCCGGTCATTCAGCGTGAGCGCTTGACCGAGCAGTCTCGACTTGCCGCTGGTGGCGACGACGAAGCCATGCAGCTGGACGAGGACTTCCTCCGTGCGCTCGAGTACGGTGCCCCACCAATGGGCGGCATCGGACTGGGTGTTGACCGTTTGGTCATGTTGTTCACCGGAGCGGGTATTCGCGAGACTATTCTCTTCCCGCTCTTGAAGCCTGAGGCCTAA
- a CDS encoding M13 family metallopeptidase — MSETKRPQDDLYRHFNGEWIASASIPADRGSFGSFEALREKAESNVHEIIQETTTAQPASQDPKSQRIAELFASFMDEASIEKRGAVPIKGYLEDIERVENVTEFFTLLGRFQREGISGLYGVGAGNDPGRPDRNLLTFLQSGLGLPDESYYREEQFAELKQQYQEHLVRFLSLAGIDDEAAASGAVVLETALASHHWDRVKSRDAQARYNLMSAEELFARHPLLENWLKGAGIEPKYYAEVNVWQPSFLEGVEKEAYERPLSEWKSWLAVQVVRSFAPYLSSEFVTEAFEFYQKKLAGVEQQKERWKRGVAFVEGGVGEDVGQLYVAKHFPPTNKAKMEELVARLVDAYRESIQQLPWMTDETRAKALEKLGSFRTKIGYPDQWIDYSSLETTPTDVIQNAAAVNEFEFKRELQKIDDGVDRELWFMFPQTVNAYYHPLLNEIAFPAAILQLPFFDAERDIASNFGSIGAVIGHEIGHGFDDQGSQFDGTGQLNNWWTQDDRDAFEALTAKLVAQFDELEPPETPGNKVNGKLTLGENIGDLGGLGIAYKAYKMELQREGKAEDEVIEGRTGDQRFFAAWAESWRSITRSETLLTRLKTDPHSPNEFRCNQIVKNLNAFHAAYQTQPGDGMWLDPADRVVIW; from the coding sequence ATGTCTGAAACGAAACGCCCCCAGGATGATTTGTACCGCCACTTCAATGGCGAGTGGATAGCGTCTGCATCGATTCCCGCTGACAGGGGAAGTTTCGGATCTTTCGAAGCGCTTCGTGAAAAGGCAGAGTCGAACGTTCACGAAATTATTCAGGAAACTACGACGGCGCAGCCCGCCTCGCAGGACCCCAAGTCTCAGCGCATTGCCGAACTCTTTGCCTCCTTCATGGATGAAGCGAGCATTGAAAAGCGTGGAGCTGTGCCGATCAAGGGCTACCTCGAGGACATTGAGCGCGTTGAAAACGTTACTGAATTCTTTACTTTGCTGGGTCGATTCCAACGAGAAGGCATCAGCGGACTTTATGGAGTGGGCGCTGGTAATGATCCAGGGCGGCCGGACCGGAATCTCTTGACCTTTTTGCAGTCCGGACTGGGCCTGCCAGATGAGTCGTACTACCGCGAAGAGCAGTTCGCAGAGCTCAAGCAGCAGTACCAAGAGCACCTCGTTCGCTTCTTGAGCCTCGCGGGAATTGACGATGAAGCGGCGGCGAGCGGCGCCGTCGTACTGGAGACTGCTCTCGCAAGCCATCACTGGGACCGCGTGAAATCCCGCGATGCCCAGGCGCGCTACAACCTCATGTCCGCGGAGGAGCTTTTTGCGCGGCACCCGCTGCTCGAGAACTGGTTGAAGGGCGCGGGAATTGAGCCCAAGTACTACGCCGAAGTGAATGTGTGGCAGCCAAGTTTCTTGGAGGGTGTTGAGAAGGAGGCCTACGAGCGGCCGCTCAGCGAGTGGAAGTCGTGGCTTGCTGTGCAGGTGGTGCGTTCGTTTGCGCCGTATTTGTCCTCGGAGTTCGTGACGGAGGCATTCGAGTTTTATCAGAAGAAGCTTGCCGGCGTGGAACAGCAGAAGGAACGCTGGAAGCGCGGGGTGGCATTCGTCGAAGGTGGCGTCGGTGAGGATGTTGGTCAGCTCTACGTTGCCAAGCATTTCCCGCCTACTAATAAGGCGAAGATGGAGGAGCTCGTTGCTCGCCTGGTGGATGCGTACCGTGAATCGATCCAGCAATTGCCATGGATGACGGATGAGACGCGGGCGAAGGCTTTGGAGAAGCTCGGGTCTTTCCGCACGAAGATTGGTTACCCCGATCAGTGGATCGATTACTCGAGCCTTGAGACGACGCCAACTGACGTTATTCAGAACGCGGCCGCCGTGAACGAATTCGAGTTCAAGCGCGAACTGCAGAAAATTGACGACGGCGTGGACCGCGAGCTGTGGTTCATGTTCCCGCAGACCGTCAACGCTTACTACCATCCGTTGCTCAATGAAATCGCGTTCCCAGCAGCTATTTTGCAGTTGCCGTTCTTCGATGCCGAGCGTGACATAGCGTCCAACTTCGGTTCGATCGGTGCTGTGATTGGCCATGAAATCGGGCACGGGTTCGATGACCAGGGTTCGCAGTTTGATGGCACTGGCCAGCTCAACAACTGGTGGACGCAGGACGATCGCGACGCTTTTGAAGCTCTGACGGCGAAGCTCGTTGCTCAGTTTGATGAGCTTGAGCCGCCGGAGACTCCGGGCAATAAGGTCAACGGCAAACTCACTTTGGGTGAGAACATTGGTGACCTTGGTGGCTTGGGCATCGCGTACAAGGCGTACAAGATGGAGCTGCAACGCGAAGGCAAGGCTGAGGACGAAGTGATCGAGGGTCGCACTGGCGACCAACGATTCTTTGCAGCCTGGGCCGAAAGCTGGCGCTCGATCACGCGCTCGGAAACGTTGCTGACCCGTTTGAAGACGGATCCGCATTCGCCGAATGAGTTCCGTTGCAACCAGATCGTGAAGAATCTCAACGCCTTCCACGCTGCCTACCAGACGCAACCGGGTGACGGTATGTGGCTTGATCCGGCGGACCGCGTAGTCATCTGGTAG
- a CDS encoding AMIN-like domain-containing (lipo)protein, whose amino-acid sequence MKKLLTAIAGAAMAATTLVAVPTSATAAPYCGLVWGSLAERSTFVSTTATVRNVRAGQHTCYDRLVIDLRGNLRGYDVRYVTAVYTEGQGLRVPLLGAADLRIIVNAPSYNINTGASTYSPSNRNNIVNVAGYRTFRQAAFLGSFEGQSSFGLGVRARLPFRTFLLKDATTTRLVIDVAHRW is encoded by the coding sequence ATGAAGAAGTTGCTCACCGCCATTGCTGGTGCGGCAATGGCAGCCACCACTTTAGTTGCGGTTCCAACGAGTGCCACTGCGGCACCGTATTGTGGACTAGTTTGGGGATCGCTCGCCGAGCGCTCCACTTTTGTCAGCACTACGGCTACTGTCCGAAACGTTCGGGCCGGCCAACACACTTGCTACGACCGTCTGGTTATCGATCTGCGGGGAAACTTGCGCGGCTATGACGTTCGCTACGTCACCGCTGTCTATACCGAAGGTCAGGGACTACGAGTTCCACTACTCGGAGCTGCGGACCTACGCATCATCGTCAATGCACCTTCGTACAACATCAATACCGGTGCATCAACGTATAGCCCAAGCAATCGAAACAACATCGTCAACGTTGCCGGCTACCGGACCTTCCGTCAGGCAGCATTCCTTGGAAGCTTCGAAGGTCAGAGCAGCTTTGGCCTTGGTGTTCGGGCTCGGTTGCCATTCCGTACGTTCCTTCTGAAGGATGCGACGACGACCAGGCTGGTGATCGATGTCGCTCACCGTTGGTAG